One segment of Daphnia magna isolate NIES linkage group LG2, ASM2063170v1.1, whole genome shotgun sequence DNA contains the following:
- the LOC116923871 gene encoding uncharacterized protein LOC116923871: protein MENLDMMAAADLFRLRTTMKRQHTNLVARIHGMINRRASRVEVEVLSATLANVLERITAVNDQYVITGGLDEQEQAAAETYIQEVAALSEQAQLAIGGYAHAVANRTAWNVTDSNASRVLQPIPLAIAEEVPENEIVNHNPIVSGLAKSRNHEDDIGGTQAARNITAAQQPTIGALISNLDGDKSARNASDEAHQAKRRRIELEFELERKRVERSRKMDDLLRQSEREEEDLKMAIERERILAGEFEGAVDGSPIHSSTPRGNVINPIEQSSRTPQSCEITTSFAPPSRWPKIAVEKFNGDPRKWQRFAHGIHATVRDANIPDSYKLLGLQDSIMDDIRKRMGHLFNGSYAFETAWNELESKYGNPGLIMQAHNQHLLQVQPFKAGDFNALFSLAADVRDAVSSVPNEHLKEFTYSTVITSLASKLPIQLQIDWGKFAYSLRPSLPSLRDFDKWIDIAVGAEEYRGIRLSTPGSNANKPASNFIPRQQSNYGQPGSSGYRGPTVLTNRVQDKIATPKCPACNADPGHRFEYCNTFKRMLVNQRAALCADNNYCFKCLVQGHYGRNCTRADVKCKECGKAHNTLLHGADRQFPSSKQQGNDQLNVSMIHAPTPNKLRSVLLAILPVTIKSNEYVAETFVVLDPGSEATLITDNLAARLNLSGPSFRVRFGNFNDSVTINSKIVSFRIASLGLEVPVTEAFLVPKISLSPRKINWPVLKKNWSHLADLNLPAIDSSKVGVLIGADQLSAHVQRGIREPIEADGPTAVLTQFGWSVIGKIPHFLVAGPSKRKSVNIQSIAQDVALCSLVEQFHSTEFFGTDASVPALISTEDARVLKVLESSALFIGCGWQVELPLKSEGFVFPNNRKQAVSRFYGMERRLSLPENQQYAERYNNIVNKLIESGTASIVHPSAINEPKGMVWYLPHHFVEYPNKPGKIRVVMDCAASFSQVSLNNQLFRGPPLLPKLVGVLLRSRECLFALSADIAAFYHRVGIPAKHQSLQRFVFREFGSNKPLRTYQMTTLVFGAVHASTAAIWVLQHAVSQNKNYPEVASRIKNNFYADNLCDSFDTEAETIKFARDVRESLAIGGFKLTGFASSSKRVLETIPSEDRADSVLDLNYDALPTEYILGLAWDCSGDCYKLRVKDLSPVMTKRELLSAMSREFDPLGMCLPVITYAKLLFQEVCKLRTGISC from the coding sequence ATGGAAAACCTCGATATGATGGCCGCCGCGGATTTGTTCAGGCTACGAACAACCATGAAGCGTCAGCACACGAACCTCGTCGCGCGAATTCACGGGATGATCAACAGGCGAGCGTCGCGGGTCGAAGTCGAAGTGTTGTCGGCAACTCTCGCAAATGTGCTGGAGCGGATCACCGCAGTTAATGATCAATACGTTATTACGGGTGGACTCGATGAACAGGAGCAGGCAGCCGCGGAAACTTACATTCAAGAAGTAGCTGCATTAAGTGAACAAGCGCAGCTTGCCATTGGAGGTTATGCCCATGCCGTGGCCAACAGAACAGCTTGGAATGTCACTGACTCGAACGCTAGCCGCGTTCTGCAACCAATTCCGCTGGCAATTGCAGAAGAAGTGCCCGAAAACGAAATCGTCAACCACAACCCAATTGTCTCGGGCCTTGCCAAAAGTCGCAATCATGAGGACGATATAGGAGGAACACAAGCTGCTCGTAATATCACCGCTGCCCAACAGCCTACGATTGGCGCTTTAATTTCGAATTTGGATGGAGACAAAAGCGCCCGAAACGCCTCTGACGAGGCCCACCAGGCAAAAAGGAGGAGAATCGAGCTCGAGTTTGAGCTCGAAAGGAAAAGAGTAGAGCGCTCTCGCAAAATGGATGATCTGCTCCGTCAAAGTGAACGAGAAGAAGAGGATCTCAAAATGGCAATTGAACGTGAAAGGATTCTGGCTGGTGAATTCGAGGGAGCGGTTGACGGGAGCCCCATCCATTCTTCAACGCCAAGAGGGAACGTCATAAATCCAATAGAACAATCATCTCGAACGCCACAGTCTTGTGAAATAACAACATCATTCGCTCCACCCAGTCGCTGGCCTAAAATTGCAGTCGAAAAGTTCAACGGGGACCCACGCAAATGGCAGAGGTTTGCACACGGCATTCACGCTACCGTTCGCGACGCAAATATTCCGGACTCATACAAGCTCCTTGGTCTGCAAGACAGCATAATGGATGACATCCGCAAGAGGATGGGCCACCTTTTCAACGGGTCGTACGCGTTTGAAACGGCATGGAATGAATTAGAGAGCAAGTATGGAAATCCGGGTCTAATCATGCAGGCGCATAATCAGCACTTACTTCAGGTTCAACCGTTTAAAGCTGGGGATTTCAATGCGCTCTTCAGTCTTGCCGCAGATGTCCGAGATGCCGTATCAAGCGTCCCAAATGAGCACTTAAAAGAGTTCACGTATTCTACTGTCATTACTTCGCTCGCCTCAAAGCTACCGATTCAACTGCAAATCGATTGGGGTAAATTCGCCTACTCGCTTAGGCCGAGTTTGCCATCGCTAAGAGATTTTGACAAATGGATCGATATCGCCGTTGGGGCAGAAGAATATCGTGGAATTCGCCTCTCAACTCCCGGAAGCAACGCAAACAAGCCGGCCTCGAACTTCATCCCACGTCAACAAAGCAACTATGGTCAACCTGGTAGCAGCGGCTATCGTGGCCCGACGGTGTTGACCAACCGGGTTCAAGACAAGATCGCTACTCCAAAGTGTCCTGCCTGCAACGCGGATCCGGGTCACCGCTTCGAATACTGCAACACCTTCAAGCGCATGTTGGTTAACCAGCGTGCTGCCCTCTGCGCTGACAACAATTATTGCTTCAAATGCCTGGTTCAAGGTCACTACGGAAGAAACTGCACCCGCGCTGACGTAAAATGCAAGGAGTGTGGAAAGGCCCACAACACCCTGTTACACGGAGCTGATCGTCAATTTCCGTCTTCTAAACAACAAGGTAACGACCAACTTAACGTATCAATGATTCACGCACCTACGCCAAACAAGCTGCGCTCTGTACTGCTAGCCATACTGCCCGTAACTATTAAAAGCAACGAATACGTCGCTGAGACCTTTGTCGTTTTGGATCCAGGCAGCGAAGCAACACTCATCACAGACAATCTCGCAGCCAGGTTAAATTTGTCAGGGCCATCTTTTCGTGTTCGCTTCGGCAATTTCAACGATTCCGTTACCataaattcaaaaatcgtGTCATTCCGCATCGCGTCATTGGGGTTGGAAGTGCCTGTAACCGAAGCATTTCTTGTCCCCAAGATCAGCCTATCCCCTAGGAAAATCAACTGGCCggtattgaaaaaaaattggtctcATCTCGCCGATTTAAATTTGCCAGCAATAGACTCTTCTAAAGTCGGCGTCTTAATTGGAGCCGACCAGCTTTCTGCTCATGTTCAAAGGGGAATTAGAGAACCAATCGAAGCAGACGGACCTACTGCGGTTCTCACCCAATTTGGATGGTCGGTGATAGGGAAAATCCCGCACTTTCTCGTGGCCGGGCCGAGCAAGAGAAAATCGGTCAACATTCAGTCAATTGCTCAAGATGTAGCGCTATGTAGCCTCGTTGAACAATTTCACTCAACCGAGTTCTTCGGTACAGATGCAAGTGTGCCTGCTCTTATTTCCACAGAAGATGCTCGGGTTCTGAAGGTGCTGGAATCGTCGGCGCTTTTCATCGGATGCGGCTGGCAGGTGGAACTTCCTCTTAAATCTGAAGGATTTGTCTTCCCCAACAACAGAAAGCAAGCTGTATCAAGATTTTATGGCATGGAGCGTCGGCTCTCACTGCCAGAAAACCAGCAGTATGCAGAAAGGTACAACAACATTGTAAATAAGCTTATCGAATCCGGCACCGCTTCAATTGTCCACCCGTCCGCCATTAACGAACCAAAGGGAATGGTTTGGTACTTGCCGCACCACTTCGTTGAGTATCCAAACAAGCCCGGAAAGATTAGGGTGGTAATGGATTGTGCGGCAAGCTTTTCGCAGGTTTCGCTCAACAATCAACTTTTCCGTGGACCGCCGCTGCTCCCAAAACTTGTGGGAGTGCTCCTACGATCAAGGGAATGTCTTTTTGCACTCTCTGCGGATATAGCGGCCTTCTATCATCGCGTCGGGATCCCAGCGAAGCACCAGTCTCTCCAACGATTTGTCTTCCGCGAATTCGGAAGCAATAAACCGCTAAGGACATATCAAATGACGACCTTAGTATTTGGAGCAGTTCATGCATCAACCGCGGCCATCTGGGTCTTGCAGCATGCGGTcagccaaaacaaaaattatccCGAAGTAGCGTcgcgaataaaaaataatttttatgcTGACAACTTATGCGACTCCTTCGACACAGAAGCGGAAACCATCAAGTTCGCAAGGGACGTCAGAGAATCACTAGCAATAGGTGGGTTCAAGCTGACAGGTTTTGCATCTTCATCAAAAAGGGTTCTCGAAACGATCCCGTCGGAGGATAGAGCTGACTCCGTCCTTGACTTGAATTACGACGCCCTGCCAACGGAATACATATTGGGTCTTGCATGGGACTGCAGTGGCGACTGCTACAAGTTGAGGGTAAAGGATCTTTCCCCAGTCATGACAAAGCGGGAATTGTTATCGGCGATGTCAAGAGAATTCGACCCCCTTGGAATGTGTCTACCGGTCATTACGTATGCGAAGCTGCTATTTCAAGAGGTCTGTAAATTGAGAACAGGAATATCGTGTTAA